ACTTCTCGGCCTGGGCCTTGAAGGTGTCCTCGTAGATCGTGCCGCGCTGCACGGCGACGGTCTTCCCGCAGAGGTCGTCCAGGGACTTGATGTTGTCCGGGTTGCCCTTCTTGAGGATGAGCGAGACGCCGGAGGAGAAGTAGTCGACGAAGTCGACGCCCTTGCCGATCTTCGCGCCCTTGTCGTCCAGGCCCTCCTGGCGCTTCTTGTTGTCGGTGATCGACGACATGGCGGCGTCCTGGCGGCCGGTCTCCAGCGAGGTGATCAGACCGTCGAAGGTGCCGGAGGCGAACTCGAACTTCACGCCGAGCTGCTTGCCGAGCTCCGCCGCGATGTCGGGGTCGACACCGACGATCTTGCCGCCCTCGGTGAACTCCATCGGGGCGTACGCGGCGTCCGTGCCGACCTTGATGACACCGGCGTCCTGGATCTTCTTGGGCAGCTTGGAGAACAGCGGTGCGTCGCTGGTCTTGCCCTTGGTCTCGTTTCCGCTGTCGGTCTGGTCTCCACAGCCGGTGAGGATCAGGGCGCCGGCGACCGCGATGGCGCCGACCGCCGCGATCCGGGACCGGGCGGCGGTCGAACGACGAGTGGTGCTAGCGGTCATGAGCTGGTTCCTCCGGCAGGTGGAAAAGCATCGAAAACGGTCGGGCACGCACCATCGAGTGTCGCGACCTTGTGTGATTACGGCATCTTGCCATTCGGACTGACGCATTCAGGCTGCCCATCAGGTCAAAATCGCATAACGGGCGACACCGATCGCCGAACAGGACTGCGGGCGGCGGGCCTCGGGGCCGCACGATGCGCCGTCGCGGCTCCGGGCGGGCGCACTTTTTACGGCCCGTCTCGTCTGCCGGACACGGACTCTTGGACTTTTCGCCAAAACCGTGACAAGAGGCTTATGGTCGAGCAGGAATCGACTCGTCTGGGCGAGCGTTCTTCCGGTAGAACAGATCCTTACACCCCTCATCCGGGGCTCAGGGCGCGCGTGCGGCGCGCCCGCGCGTACGAACCTCCCCTCCGCGGAGACGGGCCAACCGTCGATGCGGAGCACGGACGCGGTGCCCGCCCACCCCTTAACCAGGAGTGGCCACCCTCAACGATTCAAAGGACTTAAGGGGTCACACACAGTGGCAGCGGAGATCGTCAACCCTCGCAGTGACAGCGCGACGGACAACAACCCCGACGCGGTGTTCGCACTGCACCGGGGCGGCAAGATGGCCATCGTGGCCACCGTGCCGGTCCACGACAAGGACGACCTGTCCCTCGCGTACACCCCCGGCGTGGCGAAGGTGTGCAGCGCCATCGCCGAGCAGCCGGAGCTCGTGAACGAGTACACCTGGAAGTCGAACGTGGTCGCCGTCGTCACCGACGGCACGGCCGTGCTCGGACTCGGTGACATCGGGCCCGAGGCCTCCCTCCCCGTGATGGAGGGCAAGGCCATCCTCTTCAAGCAGTTCGGTGGCGTGGACGCGGTTCCGATCGCGCTGGCCACCAAGGACACGGACGAGATCATCGAGACGGTCATCCGCCTCGCCCCGTCCTTCGGCGGGGTGAACCTGGAGGACATCTCCGCCCCCCGCTGCTTCGAGATCGAGCGGCGCCTCCAGGAGGCGCTGGACATCCCGATCTTCCACGACGACCAGCACGGCACCGCCATCGTGACGCTGGCGGCACTGCGCAACGCCGCGAAGCTGACCGGGCGCACCCTCGGCGACCTGCGGGCCGTCATCTCGGGCGCCGGCGCCGCGGGCATCGCCATCGCCAAGATCCTGGTGGACGCGGGCATCGGCGACGTGTGCGTCACCGACCGCAAGGGCGTCGTCTCCTCCGACCGCTCCGACCTGACGGACGTCAAGGCCGAGATCGCGGGCCTGACGAACAAGACGGCCCGTACCGGTTCCCTGGAGGACGCGCTGGCGGGCGCGGACGTCTTCATCGGCGTCTCCGGCGGCACCGTCCCGGAGGCCGCGGTGGCCACGATGGCGAAGGACTGCTTCGTCTTCGCCATGGCCAACCCGAACCCGGAGGTCCACCCGGACGTCGCGCACAAGTACGCGGCGGTCGTGGCCACGGGCCGGTCGGACTTCCCGAACCAGATCAACAACGTGCTGGCCTTCCCGGGCATCTTCGCGGGCGCCCTCAAGGTCCGCGCCACCCGGATCACCGAGGGCATGAAGATCGCCGCCGCCGACGCCATCGCCGGTGTCGTGGGCGACGAGATCGCCGCCGACTACGTGATCCCGTCGCCGTTCGACGAGCGCGTCGCCGAGGCCGTCACGGCCGCGGTCGCCGCGGCCGCGAAGGCCGACGGCGTGGCCCGCCTGGTCTGATCCACCGCGCGGACGGATGCGGCGGGGGCCCGGCCGGAACGTTCCGGCCGGGCCCCCGCGCGTCCCGGCCCGGGCCGTGCCCCGATCGGGCCCCGGGAGGTCTGGAACCCGGGGCTACCGAGCGGTAGCGTCGCGGCATGTTCGCTGCCTACGCCGCCCGAATCGACCGTGACCAGCCGCTGAACGGCCTCGTGCTGGGCGACCGCCCGGCCCCCGAGGCCCGCCCCGGCTGGGTGACCATCAACGTCAGGGCCGCCTCGCTCAACCACCACGACCTGTGGTCGCTGCGCGGGGTCGGCCTCGGCGAGGACCGACTGCCGATGATCCTCGGCTGCGACGCCGCCGGGACCGACCAGGACGGCAACGAGGTCGTCCTGCACTCCGTGATCGGCCAGAGCGGCCACGGGGTCGGCCCCGACGAGCCCCGCTCGATCCTGACCGAGCGCTACCAGGGGACCTTCGCGGAACAGGTGAGCGTCCCCGCCTGGAACGTGCTGCCCAAACCGGCCGGGCTGTCGTTCGAGGAGGCCGCCTGCCTGCCGACGGCCTGGCTGACGGCGTACCGGATGCTGTTCACCAACGCCGGGGTGCGCCCCGGGGACTCCGTACTGGTGCAGGGCGCCGGCGGCGGGGTCGCGACCGCCGCGATCGTCCTGGGCAAGGCCGCCGGCCTGCGGGTCTACGCGACCAGCCGGGACGAGACCAAGCGCGCGCGGGCCGTGGAGCTCGGGGCGCTGGAGGCGTACGAGCCCGGGGCGCGGCTCCCCCGGCGGGTGGACGCGGTGATCGAGACGGTCGGGGCGGCCACCTGGTCCCACTCGGTGAAGTCCCTGCGCCCGGGCGGCACGCTGGTCATCTCCGGCGCCACCAGCGGGGACCGCCCGGCGCACGCGGAGCTGACCCGCATCTTCTTCCTGGAACTGCGCGTGGTGGGCTCGACCATGGGCTCGAAGGACGAGCTGGAGGACCTGCTCTCGTTCTGCGCGACGACGGGCGTGCGGCCGGTCATCGACGAGGTGCTGCCGCTGGACCGGGCCCGCGAGGGGTTCGAGAAGCTCCGGACGGGCGACCTGTTCGGCAAGGTGGTCCTCACCCCCTGACGTGCCCGCCCGACGTCAACAAGGATTGACACCCCTCCCGTGTCAATCTACATTGACACCCATGACGGAAGCCACTGATCTCGCCGAACGGGCAGGTGACCGCGATCCGCGCGTGGGCCTGCGTGCCGTGGCCGCGCTCCGCAGACTGCTGGAGCAACTGGAGGCCGTACAGGTGCGCAGCGCCCGCGCGCAGGGCTGGTCCTGGCAGGAGATCGCGGCCGAGCTGGGCGTCAGCCGGCAGGCCGTGCACAAGAAACACGGGAGGCTCTGATGTTCGAACGCTTCACCGCCGAGGCGCGCGAGGCCGTGACCGGCGCCGTGACCCACGCCCGCCGGGACGGGTCCCCCGCGGTCGGCGAGGAACACCTGCTGCTCGCCGTCCTCGACCAGGGGGCACTGGACCCGCTGGGCGTCGACCGCACGGCGGTGGCCGCCGGCCTCGCCGCCGCCCGCCGCCGCGGCGGCATGTCGCGGGCCGACCAGGAGGCGCTGGCCGGGCTGGGCATCGACCTCTCGGAGATCGTCTCCCGGATCGAGGAGACCCACGGCGAGGGCGCTCTGGCCGCCCCGGCCCCCCGGCGGCGCACGCTCGGCACCTCGCTGCGCGCCGCCCTCGGCCGCCCGGAACAGGACCACCGGCACGTCCCCTTCACCCCGGGCGCGAAGAAGACCCTGGAGCAGTCGCTGCGCATCGCCCTGGGCCGCAAGGACCGCCACATCGGCACCCTGCACCTGCTCCTGGCCCTGCTCTCCCGCCCCGGCACGGTCTCCGAGGTCCTCACGGACCACGGCATCACCTACGCCACCGCCGAAACGGCCGCCGCCTAGTGACCTGAGTCTGAGGTTTGTCGTTGGTTCGGTATGAGTCGTCCGGGTCCGAAGATTCCGCCGTTGTCGGTCACTGATGCCCAGCGGGCTGTGTTGGAGGGTTGGTTGCGTCGTCGCTCGACGGCCCAGGCTTTGGCTCAGCGGTCGCGGATCGTGTTGGAGTGCGCGGGTGGGCACTCGGTCATGGAGGTGTCGCGGCGGCTGGGGATCGCTCCGGACACGGTCCGCACGTGGCGGCGGCGTTTCCTGGAGCACGGCCTGGACGGGCTGGGCGACGAGCCGCGTCCGGGTGTCCCGCGGAAGATCACCGACGCGGATGTCGAGCGGGTCATCGTCAAAACCCTGGAAGAGACGCCGAAGAACGCGACGCATTGGTCGACGAGGTCGATGGCCGCGGCAACCGGGATGTCCCAGTCGACGGTCTCGAGGATCTGGCGGGCGTTCGCGCTGGCCCCGCACCGGTCCCAAACGTTCAAACTGTCGACGGACCCGCTGTTCATCGACAAGGTCCGTGACGTGGTCGGTCTCTACCTCGACCCGCCGGAGAAGGCTTTGGTCCTCTGCGTGGACGAGAAGTCGCAGATCCAGGCCCTGGACCGGTCCCAGCCGGTCCTGCCCATGATGCCCGGCGTTCCCGAGCGCCGTAGTCACGACTACATCCGCGCCGGCACCACCACCCTCTTCGCGGCCCTGGAAGTCGCCACCGGCAAGGTCATCGGATCACTCCACCGCCGCCACCGGGCCGCCGAGTTCAAGAAGTTCCTGACCAAGGTCGACAAAGAGGTCCCGGCAGATCTTCAGGTCCATCTGATCCTCGACAACTACGCGACCCACAAGACCCCGGACATCAAGAAGTGGCTGCTGGCCCACCCGCGGTTCCACCTGCACTTCACACCCACCAGCGCGTCCTGGCTCAACCTGGTCGAGCGGTGGTTCGCCGAGCTCACACAAAAGAAGCTCAAGCGGGGAGTCCACCGCTCCGTCCAGGCCCTCGAACGCGACATCCGGGCCTGGCTGAGCGACTGGAACGACCAGCCCAGGCCCTTCGTCTGGACGAAGACAGCCGACGAAATCCTCGACAAAGTCGCCGCCTACTGCCACCGAATCTCTGACTCAGGTCACTAGGGAGTGTCGCCCAGGGCCGAGGTCAGCCGGGTCGCCGCCGCGGCCAGGTGGGCCCGGGCCTCGGCCAGCTGGGCCGGGGTCACCCCGTGGTCGCGGGCCGCGTCGCGTACCTCGTCGCGGAAACGGTCCAGCAGGCGGTCCAGGTCCCGGGCCGGCTCACCGGTGGCCGCGAGGTCCTGCGCCCAGTCCGTGTCCACGACCGGCGGCGCGGGCCGGTCCGCGGAACCGGACGGCGCGGGGCCGCCCGCGCCTCCGAGCCAGGCACCGGCCAGACTGCCCAGCACCCCGCCCGACTTGGCGAACTGCTCCTGGAGCTGCCCGGCGATGCGCTGGACCTCCTCGCGGGCCCGGTCCTGCGCCTCCTTCGCCTGCCGGCGCGCCTGCTGGGCCTCCTCGCGGGCCCGGCGGCTCTCGTCCTTCGCCCGGCGGGCCTGCTCCTTCCACTCGTGCCGCGCCTTGCGCAGCTCCTCCTTGGCCGCCTTCCACGACTCGTCCTCGACGTGGGTGGCGCTCGCGGAGGCCGCCGCCCGCATCTCGCGGCGGAGGTCGCCCGCCGCACCCCGGACGTCCTCGCGGATCTCGGCCGCCAGTTCGGTGACCGAGTCGCGGATCTCCAGCTCCAGATCGGCGAGCTCACCACTGCGGTCGGCCAGCTCGGCGCGGCCCGCCTCGGTGATCGAGTACACCTTGCGCCCGCCCTCGGTGGCGTGCGTGACCAGTCCCTCGGCCTCCAGCTTCGCCAGCCGCGGGTACACGGTGCCCGCGGAGGGCGCGTACAGGCCCTGGAAGCGCTCCTCCAGCAGCCGGATCACCTCGTACCCGTGGCGCGGGGCCTCGTCCAGCAGCTTGAGCAGGTACAGGCGGAGGCGGCCGTGGGCGAAGACGGGCGGCATGTCAGAGCACCTTCTTGTCGAGCGTGAGGGGGGCCGAGTCGGCCTGCGGGCGGCGCAGCAGCGCGATGGAGCCGGAGACCGTGGTGGCGCGCAGGGTGCCGGTGCCGGAACCAAGCGTGCCGGTGATCCTCTTGGCGCCGAGCTGGCCGGAGACCCGGAGGTCCTCGAAGGCGTTGGAGACCCCGCCGGTGGCGGTGTTGGCCTCGACGCGGGCGTCGGCGGGGTGCGGGAGCCGGATGGCGACCTGGCCGGAGACCGAGTTCAGCGCGATGTCCACCGGGCTGGCGGCGGCCGGGTCGAGGTCCAGGTCGATGAGCATGTCGCCGCTGACCGAGTCGGCCCGTACGCTCACGCCCGCCCCGTCGACCACGGTCAGGCCGCCGGACACCGAGTGGAAGGCGAGGTCGCCGGTGACGGACTGGGCCTCGACGGCGCCCGAGACGCTGTGCGCCTTGACCCGGCCGGACAGCCCGACCAGGGTGGCGTCGCCGGAGACTCCGTTGACGTCGGTGCCGCCGGAGATGCCGGACACGAACACCCCGGCGTCGACGGTGGCGAGGTGGACCCGGGTGCCGGCGGGGACGGTGAGGGTGACGGCGGCGCTGCGCTCCCAGGCCTTGCGGCCGGAGGAGCCGCCGGACCAGGCCTTCCACGGCTTGCCCTCGAACCACTTCTTGAAGCCCTGCGCGCCGTTCCAGGGCAGGTCCTCGTAGGAGACGGTGAGGACGCCGCCCTCCTGGACCACGTACAGCGGCGGCCCGTCGACCGCGGCCGCCTCCAGGCGGGCCGGACCGTCCTCGGCGGCGACGACGTTGACCGTGCCGCTCACGAGACGGACGCGGAGCTCGGTGACCGGCCCCTCGAAACCGAGCTTCTGCGGCTCGGCGATGTGCCACGTCGACTGCTCTGCCATGGTGCTGATCCTCCTCGTGCGTTCACGGACACGGGTCTCGACGCACGCAACATATCGCGTCTTCACCAGACACGATATATCGCGGCCTCTCGAAGTCAAGCCGTCGCGGGCCTCCGCCAGCCGGGGCCGGGGACGGGGTGGGGTGTCGTCCGGGACGTGAAACGTGAGGTGTGCCGCGAACGGGCCCGTAGGGGGCGAGGCGGAAGCCGAGGGCGCCCTACGTCACGCAGTCCCGGACGGCACCCCACCCCGACCCCGGGACCACCCCGCCCCGAGCTCCCCAGGACCCCGGCTCCGCCCGGACCCGCGCCTCGAACGCCGGCGGGGCTGAAGTGGCCGGCGCGGCGCACCCGTCAGCCCCGCCCGGCCCGGCCGGCCCCGCCCGGCCCCGCCCGGACCCGCGCCTCGAACGCCGGCGGGGCTGAAGTGGCCGGCGCGGCGCACCCGTCAGCCCCGCCCGCCCGGCCCCGGCCGGGCCGCAGGATCGTTACGCCGCCTCCAGGAGCGGGCTCGCGTGGTGGTGGAGCCACGCGCGGTACGGCGGCATCCGCAGCGCCGCCTCCCGATACGCCTCCCGGAGGTCCTCGTAGACCTCCGCGTGCGCCCCCGGCCGCGTCGCCAGCAGCAGCCGCACCGCCAACGGGTCCCCCGACAGCGGCCGGATCGCCATGTCCTCCCGCGGCCCGGACGTCGGCTGGCACGGCGCCACCGCCTCTCCGGAGACGATCAGCGACGTGGCGGTGTGGTAGTCGGCGTGCAGCACCGGCGGGTCCAGCCCCGCCCCGGCGAACACCCTCCGCAGGCCGTCCCACTCGCCGTCGACGGAGGGGTCCACCGTCCAGCGGTCGGCGGCCAGGTCCCGTAAGGACACCACCGCGTGCCGGGCGGCGGGATGGTCCCGGGCCATCGACACGAACTGCGGCTCCCGCTCCATCAGCACGTGCACCTGGAGCCCCGCCGGGACCCGCAGCGGACTGCCCTCCACCTCGTGGACGAACGCCACGTCCAGCTGCCCCGCGTCCACCATCCGCAGCAGCGCGTTGGCCGAGACGTCCACCACCAGCGAGGTCTCGGTGTCCGGCTGCCGCACGTGGAGCCGGCGCAGCCACCCCGGCAGGGCCCGGCTGGCCGTGGAGCCGATGCGCAGCCGCGGCCCGCGGGCCAGTGCCCGCGCCTCCGCCACGAGGGCGGCCATCTCGGCCAGCAGCGGGCGCGCCCGGCCGAGCACCGTGCGGCCGAAGGGAGTGGGCCGGCAGCCGGTGCGCTCGCGCAGGAACAGCTCCCCGTCCAGGGCCCGTTCGATGCGGCGCAGCTGGGTCGTCAGGGAGGGCTGGCTCACGCCGAGCTGCCGGGCCGCCTTGTGCAGGCTGCCGGCGTCGGCGATGGCGCACAGCGCCCTCAGGTGCCTGACCTCAAGCTCCATGACCCGAGGGTAGGCGGCTTGCGGTGGACCGCACCAGCCGCCGATAGCCCCCCGAATCCCGCCATTCTCACTCCAGTCGGCCTACCGAAAAGTTCCCGATAGGTCCGCGCTATCGGGCAGTGACATCATCCGCCGGGCCCGTCCGCTCCCCCAGACTCCGGTACCGAACGACCCACCCCCCACCGCACCGGACGAGTAGGAGCTCCCCCACATGCGCCACTCCCGCAAGGCCGTTCTGGCCGCCACCGTCGGTCTCGGCCTCGCCGCCACGCTCGGCGGCATCGCCCCCACCGCCACCGCGGCGCCCGCCACCGCCGCCGATTCCGCCGGCTACGCCGCGTACGAGCGCTCCGCGGAGAACCAGGCCGCCACCAAGGCCTTCTTCGAGGCCGTGCAGCGCTCGGTCGCCGAGCAGCGCGCCGCGAACCCGGGCCTCCTGGCCGTCACCGTCACGTACAACACCCGCAGCGCGCCCAGCTTCCGCTCCCAGATAGCCAGCTCCACGCAGATCTGGAACAGCTCGGTGACCAACGTGAAGCTCCAGGAGGTGTCCACCGGCGGCAACTTCTCGTACCGGGAGGGCAACGACTCGCGCGGCTCGTACGCCAGCACGGACGGCCACGGCCGCGGCTACATCTTCCTCGACTACCGGCAGAACCAGCAGTACAACTCCACCCGCGTCACGGCCCACGAGACCGGGCACGTGCTGGGCCTGCCGGACCACTACTCCGGCCCGTGCAGCGAGCTGATGTCCGGCGGCGGCCCGGGCACCTCCTGCCAGAACCCCAACCCGAACAGCGCCGAGCGCTCGCGCGTCAACCAGCTGTGGGCCAACGGCCTGGTCGCCTCGGGCCTGGGCTCGAAGGGCTAGTCCCCGGCGTCAGCCGATCCCTCCCGCGGGCCGGACACGTGCACCCCACGTGCCCGGCCCGCGGTGCGGGCGCTCCCGGCCCGACGGCCACGACCGGACCCGACGGGCCCGCCCGGCCGCGCTCCGCGCCGGACCCGACGGCTCAGCGCTTGCGCGCGTACGTGGTGACGACCTGTCCGCCGCCGAAGCTCCTGACCCCGGTCAGCTCCAGGTCGCGCCGTGCGAACCCGGCCCGCGAGAGGGGGATGCCGCGCCCCGCGAACACCGGGTACGTCTTGACGACGAAGACGTCGATCTCCTCGACCAGTTGGGCCGCCAGGTCCGCGCCCCCGCAGAGGTAGATCCCCAGCCCCTCCTCGGCCTTCAGCTCCCGCACCCGCGCCACGACGTCCCCGCTCACCAGCTCCACCGCCGGGTCCGGCGCGACCGTGATCGACCGGGTGACCACGTACTGCCCGAGGTGGC
Above is a window of Streptomyces subrutilus DNA encoding:
- a CDS encoding IS630 family transposase; this encodes MSRPGPKIPPLSVTDAQRAVLEGWLRRRSTAQALAQRSRIVLECAGGHSVMEVSRRLGIAPDTVRTWRRRFLEHGLDGLGDEPRPGVPRKITDADVERVIVKTLEETPKNATHWSTRSMAAATGMSQSTVSRIWRAFALAPHRSQTFKLSTDPLFIDKVRDVVGLYLDPPEKALVLCVDEKSQIQALDRSQPVLPMMPGVPERRSHDYIRAGTTTLFAALEVATGKVIGSLHRRHRAAEFKKFLTKVDKEVPADLQVHLILDNYATHKTPDIKKWLLAHPRFHLHFTPTSASWLNLVERWFAELTQKKLKRGVHRSVQALERDIRAWLSDWNDQPRPFVWTKTADEILDKVAAYCHRISDSGH
- a CDS encoding ABC transporter substrate-binding protein translates to MTASTTRRSTAARSRIAAVGAIAVAGALILTGCGDQTDSGNETKGKTSDAPLFSKLPKKIQDAGVIKVGTDAAYAPMEFTEGGKIVGVDPDIAAELGKQLGVKFEFASGTFDGLITSLETGRQDAAMSSITDNKKRQEGLDDKGAKIGKGVDFVDYFSSGVSLILKKGNPDNIKSLDDLCGKTVAVQRGTIYEDTFKAQAEKCGANKLTIEAFDTDAEAQTRVKAGGAVADLNDFPVAAYIAKTSGGGNDFEVGGQQSDVGLFGIAVSKENTQLRDALKEALDAIIKDGSYAKVLEKWNVKDSAVQSATVNAGK
- a CDS encoding Clp protease N-terminal domain-containing protein, encoding MFERFTAEAREAVTGAVTHARRDGSPAVGEEHLLLAVLDQGALDPLGVDRTAVAAGLAAARRRGGMSRADQEALAGLGIDLSEIVSRIEETHGEGALAAPAPRRRTLGTSLRAALGRPEQDHRHVPFTPGAKKTLEQSLRIALGRKDRHIGTLHLLLALLSRPGTVSEVLTDHGITYATAETAAA
- a CDS encoding dihydrofolate reductase family protein encodes the protein MRTLTYYVATSVDGFIADPDGDGDFLGAYLDPEYLAYLTAEYPETIPTAGHASLGVDLSGARHFDTVLMGRRSYDPALKAGITSPYGHLGQYVVTRSITVAPDPAVELVSGDVVARVRELKAEEGLGIYLCGGADLAAQLVEEIDVFVVKTYPVFAGRGIPLSRAGFARRDLELTGVRSFGGGQVVTTYARKR
- a CDS encoding LysR family transcriptional regulator, giving the protein MELEVRHLRALCAIADAGSLHKAARQLGVSQPSLTTQLRRIERALDGELFLRERTGCRPTPFGRTVLGRARPLLAEMAALVAEARALARGPRLRIGSTASRALPGWLRRLHVRQPDTETSLVVDVSANALLRMVDAGQLDVAFVHEVEGSPLRVPAGLQVHVLMEREPQFVSMARDHPAARHAVVSLRDLAADRWTVDPSVDGEWDGLRRVFAGAGLDPPVLHADYHTATSLIVSGEAVAPCQPTSGPREDMAIRPLSGDPLAVRLLLATRPGAHAEVYEDLREAYREAALRMPPYRAWLHHHASPLLEAA
- a CDS encoding helix-turn-helix domain-containing protein produces the protein MTEATDLAERAGDRDPRVGLRAVAALRRLLEQLEAVQVRSARAQGWSWQEIAAELGVSRQAVHKKHGRL
- a CDS encoding NAD(P)-dependent malic enzyme; translation: MAAEIVNPRSDSATDNNPDAVFALHRGGKMAIVATVPVHDKDDLSLAYTPGVAKVCSAIAEQPELVNEYTWKSNVVAVVTDGTAVLGLGDIGPEASLPVMEGKAILFKQFGGVDAVPIALATKDTDEIIETVIRLAPSFGGVNLEDISAPRCFEIERRLQEALDIPIFHDDQHGTAIVTLAALRNAAKLTGRTLGDLRAVISGAGAAGIAIAKILVDAGIGDVCVTDRKGVVSSDRSDLTDVKAEIAGLTNKTARTGSLEDALAGADVFIGVSGGTVPEAAVATMAKDCFVFAMANPNPEVHPDVAHKYAAVVATGRSDFPNQINNVLAFPGIFAGALKVRATRITEGMKIAAADAIAGVVGDEIAADYVIPSPFDERVAEAVTAAVAAAAKADGVARLV
- the snpA gene encoding snapalysin; translated protein: MRHSRKAVLAATVGLGLAATLGGIAPTATAAPATAADSAGYAAYERSAENQAATKAFFEAVQRSVAEQRAANPGLLAVTVTYNTRSAPSFRSQIASSTQIWNSSVTNVKLQEVSTGGNFSYREGNDSRGSYASTDGHGRGYIFLDYRQNQQYNSTRVTAHETGHVLGLPDHYSGPCSELMSGGGPGTSCQNPNPNSAERSRVNQLWANGLVASGLGSKG
- a CDS encoding PadR family transcriptional regulator — encoded protein: MPPVFAHGRLRLYLLKLLDEAPRHGYEVIRLLEERFQGLYAPSAGTVYPRLAKLEAEGLVTHATEGGRKVYSITEAGRAELADRSGELADLELEIRDSVTELAAEIREDVRGAAGDLRREMRAAASASATHVEDESWKAAKEELRKARHEWKEQARRAKDESRRAREEAQQARRQAKEAQDRAREEVQRIAGQLQEQFAKSGGVLGSLAGAWLGGAGGPAPSGSADRPAPPVVDTDWAQDLAATGEPARDLDRLLDRFRDEVRDAARDHGVTPAQLAEARAHLAAAATRLTSALGDTP
- a CDS encoding DUF4097 family beta strand repeat-containing protein → MAEQSTWHIAEPQKLGFEGPVTELRVRLVSGTVNVVAAEDGPARLEAAAVDGPPLYVVQEGGVLTVSYEDLPWNGAQGFKKWFEGKPWKAWSGGSSGRKAWERSAAVTLTVPAGTRVHLATVDAGVFVSGISGGTDVNGVSGDATLVGLSGRVKAHSVSGAVEAQSVTGDLAFHSVSGGLTVVDGAGVSVRADSVSGDMLIDLDLDPAAASPVDIALNSVSGQVAIRLPHPADARVEANTATGGVSNAFEDLRVSGQLGAKRITGTLGSGTGTLRATTVSGSIALLRRPQADSAPLTLDKKVL
- a CDS encoding zinc-binding dehydrogenase, with protein sequence MFAAYAARIDRDQPLNGLVLGDRPAPEARPGWVTINVRAASLNHHDLWSLRGVGLGEDRLPMILGCDAAGTDQDGNEVVLHSVIGQSGHGVGPDEPRSILTERYQGTFAEQVSVPAWNVLPKPAGLSFEEAACLPTAWLTAYRMLFTNAGVRPGDSVLVQGAGGGVATAAIVLGKAAGLRVYATSRDETKRARAVELGALEAYEPGARLPRRVDAVIETVGAATWSHSVKSLRPGGTLVISGATSGDRPAHAELTRIFFLELRVVGSTMGSKDELEDLLSFCATTGVRPVIDEVLPLDRAREGFEKLRTGDLFGKVVLTP